The Chloroflexota bacterium genome has a window encoding:
- the hypE gene encoding hydrogenase expression/formation protein HypE, with protein sequence MKSPREDWDVPQLACPAPIVEPGIVTLGHGSGGKLTNDLIRRVMLPAFRNPILEAMEDQAIFPVEAGRLALTTDSFVVSPIFFPGGDIGDLAVNGTINDLAMGGAMPLYLSAAFIIEEGFPVAHLERVVASMQRAASAAGAQIVTGDTKVVERGHGDGIYVNTTGVGLVAPGVEVSVGGARPGDRVLVSGSIAQHGMAIMACREGLSFDVDLASDTAALHGLVQAMLTASREVHVLRDPTRGGLASTLNEIAQASRVSIELDEEALPLQPEVEGLCEILGLDPLYVANEGKLIAVVPPSAADAVLAAMRAHPLGARAAIIGEVRADLPGVVYLRTCVGGTRVVDMPAGDQLPRIC encoded by the coding sequence GTGAAGAGCCCACGAGAAGACTGGGACGTCCCGCAGCTCGCGTGTCCGGCGCCGATCGTCGAGCCGGGCATTGTGACGCTCGGCCACGGGAGCGGCGGGAAGCTCACCAACGACCTGATTCGTCGGGTCATGCTGCCCGCGTTCCGCAATCCGATCCTCGAAGCGATGGAGGATCAGGCGATCTTCCCCGTGGAGGCCGGCCGCCTCGCCCTCACGACCGACTCGTTCGTCGTCTCGCCCATCTTCTTCCCCGGCGGCGACATCGGCGACCTCGCCGTGAACGGCACCATCAACGACCTGGCGATGGGCGGGGCTATGCCCCTCTACTTATCGGCGGCCTTCATCATCGAGGAGGGCTTCCCTGTCGCCCACCTCGAGCGTGTCGTCGCGTCCATGCAGCGGGCGGCCTCCGCGGCGGGCGCCCAGATCGTCACGGGCGACACGAAGGTCGTCGAGCGCGGCCACGGCGACGGGATCTACGTGAACACGACCGGGGTGGGGCTCGTGGCGCCGGGCGTCGAGGTCTCGGTGGGGGGCGCGCGCCCGGGCGACCGGGTGCTCGTCTCCGGATCCATCGCCCAGCACGGCATGGCCATCATGGCATGCCGCGAGGGACTGAGCTTCGACGTCGATCTCGCGAGCGACACCGCCGCCCTCCACGGCCTCGTGCAGGCGATGCTGACAGCGTCGCGCGAGGTGCACGTCCTGCGAGACCCGACGCGCGGCGGATTAGCCAGCACGCTGAATGAGATCGCGCAAGCCTCGCGGGTCTCCATCGAGCTGGATGAGGAGGCGCTGCCGCTCCAGCCCGAGGTCGAGGGGCTCTGCGAGATCCTCGGCCTGGACCCCCTCTACGTGGCGAACGAGGGCAAGCTGATCGCCGTTGTGCCGCCGAGTGCCGCCGACGCGGTCCTCGCGGCGATGCGCGCCCACCCCCTCGGCGCGCGCGCGGCCATCATCGGGGAGGTGCGCGCGGACCTGCCCGGCGTCGTGTACCTGCGGACGTGCGTCGGCGGCACCCGCGTCGTCGACATGCCCGCCGGCGATCAGCTTCCGCGGATCTGCTAA